The nucleotide sequence GTAGCTGTGATCCTTGCAGTGGTTTCGATCGTGGCCATTACCCCCATCTCTGCATTGATGTACTATGCAGTGGAAAAGCCGTTCATTCGCCTCGGATCGCGTTTGCGGGTTGCAAATAAATAACCAGAAATTTATTTCCGTAGCAATGCGACAACTTGTGCGGTAGGCTGGTCATGAAACACATCAAGGAGGTTCACCAATGGCACAACGAGCCTACAAAGTACTTTTTCTTCTGTCTTCTTGCATTTGTTCACCTCAATTCACATTGGCAGAAGAGCAGTCGCCTTTGGGAAAGAAATTACCGCAGGAATTAGAACTGATCCAGGTTTCGCAAAATCAGCAACACTTTGTTGGCAAAGTGTCTGAAAAGAAGTTTGTTGTGTGGGGCGTCAACTACGACCACGATGAACAAGGCAGGTTGTTAGAAGACTATTGGCATCAGGAATGGACCACGGTGGTAGATGATTTTGCTGAAATGAAAGAGCTTGGTATCAACCTGGTACGCATCCACCTGCAGCTTGGAAAGTTCATGTCTTCAGCCACGGAAGCAAACCAGAAGGAACTGGGGCAGTTGAAAAAACTGGTGAAACTGGCTGAAAAAACCAGGCTTTACCTCGATATCACTGGACTGGCGTGCTATCACAAGGCGGAAACACCGAAGTGGTATGATGCACTCAACGAGAAAGATCGGTGGGAGGTTCAGGTGCGGTTCTGGCAGACAATCGCCCAGATCTGCAATAAATGCAACGCAATTTTTTGTTATAACCTGATGAACGAACCAATCCTGCCGGGTGCCAAGCAGGAACGCGAGTGGGTGACAGGGGAATTGGCGGGTAAATCGTTTGTGCAGCGCATCTCGCTGGACCTGAAAGGTCGCACCCGCGAAGAAGTTGCTGAAGCCTGGGTGGGGAAACTC is from Zavarzinella sp. and encodes:
- a CDS encoding cellulase family glycosylhydrolase, translated to MAQRAYKVLFLLSSCICSPQFTLAEEQSPLGKKLPQELELIQVSQNQQHFVGKVSEKKFVVWGVNYDHDEQGRLLEDYWHQEWTTVVDDFAEMKELGINLVRIHLQLGKFMSSATEANQKELGQLKKLVKLAEKTRLYLDITGLACYHKAETPKWYDALNEKDRWEVQVRFWQTIAQICNKCNAIFCYNLMNEPILPGAKQEREWVTGELAGKSFVQRISLDLKGRTREEVAEAWVGKLCQSIRKIDPHHMITVGVIPWATVFPQAKPIFYAPPVAKHLDFVSIHFYPDQKKSLEESIAALKVYAINKPLVIEEIFPLKSSLEHTDAFIVASEKYCAGWVSFYWGKTPQEYSKEKNLKSQIMVKWLEYFEEKGKKLKAKE